ccgattgcaaATAGAAACGGTTTTTGTTCaagcccacaaagaccgattgtccgtgatatgttttctggttcgagaaatttgaaccagaatcggattacattagcacttataaaaaccgattgttgatgtataatgttagaatcagattttatatgtgtgtcgagtaaaccgattgttgtctcaatttttttgtattttttttgttagaatcggattacatgagcattcttataaaccgattcctgttgtgcaatgtcaggaataggtttttacatatgtatcgtgtaaaccgattctggttaacccaatctttttcagttaatactcgatcataaaatgagtatgaaatcatactcgattcCATTTCGATTAAAAACGAAAATGAAAATAGTTCTATATGCTTTTACCCAATTTGAAAATGAGTATAActttatactcgaattgaaaacgagTGTAACTTTATACTCGAATTAAAAACGAGTACAACTTCTTAAATGATTTGAAACTAAGTATGAAGtcatactcattcttaactcgggtataagatgaattttaattttatttgatgtttaaaaacacataattcacagataaaaaagaaaaagtttacccacaatcggtttatgttcatgcccatcTAAACGGATTctggataatcggttgattttcatgtccatataaaccgattatgggtagAAGCAAGCTTTAGAAaatctctgtatgtttttgagATTACAATCGGTTGATACTAATGGCAACATATATcgattctgagttggtgttcttcaaaaaatttcaaaatttcaaattttttcatgttCAGATGACTCATTAACACAacttaatttcacatctaacacgatattttaccactaatcatccaaattaacactaattaatcaggatAAATTAACCACTAAAAAATAGTTGGTtaaggttaaaaaaaaaatcttttttttgtcACGGAATAATAGTTCCAAATTGCCCCAATTTAGCCGGGTAAAAGAGGCTGTCGATGAAatacatacaaatatgaccaAAAACTATAACTccctaataaaatattaaagtATTGGATCAAAACATAAGAAAATCTATCACTATTCAGTCCCCACCAATTATATCTTAGATTCACAATCCTTTCCCTTTACTCATTTCTCTAATGATTTTTTGCTTCAATTCTAAGCATTACTTAATTGTCAGTGACTGAGAATACACAGAGAGGAGGGACATAGATAAGTTGCAGAGTTAGTACTAGAAAACAGAGCTGGAGAAATGCAGAGTCCTGgtggtagtagtagtagtagaagTAGAAGAAGTACTACTACAACTGCAGCAAAAAATGGTGTAATTGCAGGTTCAGTCTGGGAGAACAGAATGAAGGTTGATGAAGTTAAAGGTGGAATTAAGGTCTTTAATGGTGGTGATCAGAACAATGCtgtcggtggtggtggcggcactGATCATTCCGGAAACCAAATTCAAGTTTACAGAAGAAGATTACCAAGAATTCAGAGCAGtaatggtaatggtggtggtggagagatTGGAAAGAGTAAAAGACTGTTGAAACCAGACACTATCGATGGGAATGATCAGAAAAATCCAATTCAATTAAGGAAATCTAAATCTGATAATATTGAGAAGACCCCAATTCCAGTAATCAAGAAAACTAGATCTCACGGAGAACAGAGAAATTCAAGTGCAATTAAAGATAGGGAGATCATCTTGAATAATGGAAGTCAGAGTGCAAACCAAAAGAAGAATGTCATTGACTATGActgtgatgatgaagaagaagaagaagaaggaagtaaTTTGAATGATGAAGAAACTGAAAATGAAGAAATTGATGTTAAAGAAGTAAATATTGATCAAGAACAACTGAGACTCAATGTGATGATAAAAAATGAAGAAGACAGCAAGACTCAAATGAGCAAAGAATTAGTAGTTGTACCTTCAAATTTGCTGGTTGGAAATCTCAAAAACTCACCTTCAAGTAAGTAAAATTAAATAGTGAATTACTAGTTCTTAAAATTGTGGAAATTTCTCAGTCATGACATTTTTTTTGCAGAGTCTGAAAAAGTTGTAATTTGCCAAGACGAGAAGAAATTGAATGAGATCCAGAAAGCACCAATACCCATTTCTTCTGGGGTTAGCAaaagaccaccaccaccaccacaaccagtaAAGAAGTATACTGAAACTCATCCAAAAATTCCTCCAAGTAAGTtcattttctccttttttttattCCTCCTTTTCCtaaatgtttgtttgatcctatATTCTGTCATTTCAGCAGGTTCATATGAATTTCAGAGATGCCCAGGTTCccaaaacaaattacaaaatcTTGGTATTATTCTAATTCTTGATCCCTGTATGTAGATGTTACTAGTATTTATGATTTAAGTAATACTGTATATTTTCTCTGTTTTTGGCAGTGGATTTAGTGATGTGGAGAGATGTATCAAAGTCAGCACTTGTCTTTGGATTTGGAGCATTTCTTATTCTTTCTTCATCTTTCACCAAAGATCTTAATTTCAGGtacatcattttattttattttatttataaacaaacaaaatcatattaatttttttttttttttttacagtttgATTTCTGCGATTTCTTACCTGGGTCTTCTCTACCTAGCAACAAGATTTCTCTACACATCAATTATTTGCAGGTAAGTAGATCTGTAAAAATCACCGAGTCGATGACCGATTTGATACCCTCTCTATGTGAATTGATACCAAAACTCGCTACCCTTACCATCTAAATTAAACTTTTACCGCAGAGGGGCTGCACATCCCGAAGTGGAATCAAATGAGACATTACTGGTAGGAGAAGATGAAGCAGTTTGGTTATTGAGATTGATTCTACCATACTTGAATGAGTTTCTACTGAAACTCAAAAGTCTTTTTTCTGGAGACCCTGCAACTACAATGAAGGTAAAAAAAGATACTCACTTTTACTTTTTTTACTCTGTTTTGTAAAGAGTGCATCTGAAATGGGAGAGGATTCTGTGATAATGGCAGCTAGGAGTGCTTCTGTTTATTCTGGCTCGCTGTGGGAGCTCCATCACTATCTGTAAGGTCGCAAAATTGGGTAAAAAACACAGATTGTACCGCCAAAACCCCCATTCACTGACATTTTAACTAAATTTGCCAGACAATTATTCCTGGCAATATGTTAGGTTGGAAAGGATGGCAGCTTTTGCACTAGCATCAAGTTTTTTCTAAACTCTGACGCCTGTTGTGCAgggttttttggaatttttacagTACCAAAAGTTTGCTCATCATATTCTACTCAGTTAACTGGATACGGTAAATATCACTTACCGAACCTTCAATTTTTCTGATATTGATTCTGCcataactacaaaaaaaaatgcaCACGTGAAGTAATAATTACCTAGACAGCAAAGCAAATGTATATCTCTACAGTGTACTGTTGACAATATCTGAACATTTCTCTGCACAAAATATGAAGGTAAATTTTGGATCAGACGGTTTCAAGATGCATGGGACTCGTGTACTCACAAAAAAGCTGTAGCTCTTGCCGGTTTTACTCTAGTGTGGAATTTATCTTCGATTGTAGCTCGCATTTGGGCAGGTATTTAATTTATTGTACAAACTAAAAGAAAATGCATTAGTATTGCTCAAAAAATTGTAGCTAATGTAAAATTTTATCAACTTGGTTTGTGCAGTATTCATGTTAATTGTAGCGGTTCGATTTTATCAACAATCCCTAGTACTACTAAATGAAcgatgggaagaagaagaaatggtagCATTAGATGGAGACGATTCTAATGAGAGACATGATTGTGTGACCACGACGACCTCTATAAAACAAGTTGTattagaagaaggaaaaaaaagatgGGTGAAGTAGGAAAAATTATGTGGTGTCTGCAATTTGGTGTGAAGAAATAAGTGATACCTCTCTCTACCTGTTTTTGTATAGTGCATGTATTAGCTCTACTTTTTCAGTTACTCAATAATACAACAATGTCCCAGGAATCCGACTCTTAACATTCCGATGTGAACTGCAAGCAGGCCAACAATCAAACTATGAATTTGTACCCAATGGAAATGGTAAAGACTGCAATTTGTGAAATCATCATTGAATTAGTAGTAGTTACCTCATCTCCTGATACATCCCAACATAATGCAGACTTCCACTGAAAACAACAATTGGACTTGTATAAAGATAATCACTGTAAATTTTTTGTAGCCTCATctgatcttcatcatcatctgggGAAGTCCAAAAATGAGAAGCAGAATGACCTGAAGCTGGGATTTCTATCTTGAGAAATGTGCCTGGGTTCAACTCCAGTGTCGGGTTTCGCGTTTAGGGCACCTCCCACACTGACTCACTCTCTGCTTCTTGACCCTTTCATCTTTAGGACTCTTAGATGGAGAACCACCAGCAAAGCAACCTGAATCTGGAGTTGATGGTTCATTAATAGCGAGctttttctctttcttcacaGGGAGTTGATGGGTCGGTTCTGTTATTATCATCAGATTCCGGACAGTTGTGATCCCCTGATGACATGGGGAAAGTGACCCCAGAACATGATGGTGATTCAGCAAGAACGCTGCTGAGGCGTTGCTGCTCGTCAATGATTCGCTTGAGGTATACTTTCCTTGGGCTTCAATCCTCAACTGGAGTTGCCGCTGCACCTGTTTTGAGTTTTGAGATTGTAGAATAACCAAGTCAAAACTTCCCTCATTTTGATCAATAAACTACATACACTATCAGCATCAAATTTATCAACCTTGGGGAGCTAAGTACAATCAATCAGAAAGACTTGCATCTAATTGTTCATGCAACCGCTTTTGAACTTCCATCTGCAGCTTGAGTGCTTCTGATTATTTGCATCCCACTGCACACAGATACACTTGCAGTGCATGAGAATCAGTTTTAGGTAATTGGTAAGTGACAAACGAGTCACCATGTTTAACCACCAAGCGATTCGGGAAATATTCTTAGTACGAAATTCTGATGGGTGCCGTAAGTTCTTAAGTATATTCCTCCGTGTAACTGGTCGCATGGCTTCAACACCATAAGTTACCACATACATGCTGGCCTTTGTTCTTGTCCACATGCATGAGTTCAACTTACGGTGTACATCTGATTCCACATGCAATTCCTATCAGTCCTTTTTCCTAAATAAGGAAGCACCATTAATGAATTGGAAGGCCGAAAAAAAAGATGGAAAAAGTTGCCTCGGTTGCCTATGATTTCTTAAAAACCAAGAATATAGATCCCAATCTCTTTACTATTTAAGAGATTAACTCACTACTGATTAACTCAGGCACACATACCATCAGATGTAGACTCCGGGAGGTATTTTGAAAGCCGGTATTTCTGTACACATCGGTAGAGACTGAATTAATGATCCAAGAAATGCAAATGTAAGGTAAGAATACTGCAAATGTTATTACCTGTAAGTGGCTTTTGATATATGATATATTGTCAAACTTTGTACACCCATAACTCTTAGGACTCCTTTAGGAGTTGCCTCTGCACAAAGGGAAAAGGAAATATGCATGGTTAAATGTATGGCTTAAATTTCAGGAACAGAATCTGCTTAGGAGAAGGCACTTCTGATTTTCTAATGGCTCATGCAGTGACTGTTGGTACAGAAAAACTCCATAGAACCTCCACGCGTTCCAGCAGAAATCCTTGACCAAACCTCAAACCTCAAACTTAACAAAGTTAATGCTCTCAGTTCcacttagagcaagtcttatggtggaatttaAGCTGTTTCAAGCTTGGAAAAAGTGTGGACTGCCAAGTCTAAtgacttccaagttggggtcaTCCATACTTTTTCCAAGCCATGTTCCATGGTTTCATGATTAGCAcactaaaaaacaaaaaacgcTATTCAGCTCAATAGCGTATTATGCTCTTCTGTTTTATCCATTAGGAAAagataattcttattttccaaacTGAAATGTGTCCACGTGGCAATTGATTAGTGGGTGAAGGAAATCAGGATCTTATTTTCAAACTAAAAGAACTAATTTTTTATTGTAATGTGACAATGTGGCAACTAAATAAAGGTGGAAAGAAATCACCCGTCTTCTTTTCAAACTAAAAAACTTACTGTTGATATATGTGCCGGACCTAACGGACTATTTCATACCATTTTTTCCTCTTTCTAAAAAACGCTACTTCAATTAGCGCTGAACACTATTGTTTTTGGCGCTTTGAATTTTTCTATCACTAAACCATTAGACTAGGACTTCCATGACccattccaaatgctgaggtgtcATGGAGTTTGGAAGATGGgattcttccaccataagacttgctcttaaccAACTAAGTTATTGTATCGCAAGGATGGCTCCAGCCACCTACATTACATTACCGGGTTACCAAGCATAAGAGCCTCCACTCCCTTTCTCCTGGACAGGAACAACTGTAAGAGGTCTACCATGTCGCAGGTACAGAGAGAAGCTCTAGAGACAAACTATTTTCCTAGTAAGCAGAATTCACATTCGGGTAGATTTAGTGTTCTCGTTCCATATTATCTCACCACACATGATtttcagtttcattattttttaatCGGAAAAGTAAGGTGTTGAATGCTAAGTACTCACTATCTGGTCCACCAAGCTGTGCAACAGCTCCTTCGAAGCTTTCACGAAGCCCATCCGTCCAACGCAACCATTTCCTGCTTGAAGCTATACCAGGATCACTGTTGGGATTGTTTCCATAGTTGCCGGAGCTCATTGTCCTTGCACCACTTTTGAATTGCAATCATGAATTATTATGTACCTCTTGCCTTAATTAGCTAGAACCAGGGATAATAATGATGGTTTTCTAGGTTGATTATTCAGCATTCATCTGCAAAACAAATAAGATACAAAAACTCATCAAGTCATGAGGAGATAACTCTCAAAAGAATCTTTTAGCAACCAGAAAAACAAGAAGCCACAAGTTCATAAAAGATAAGCCATCATCAATCACTTCTGTAGTCAGGGGTTCTACTCTTTTTTTAAGCCACATTTTGTTTATAGACATTTTAAAACCTTCTTCATGAGAAGAAAcaactcaggatttcaccaattcatCAAGTGATGAGGGTAAAACTAAAAAAGATATTACCAACAAATGAAACACCCAAAATTTTGTAAACAGAAACTATTTCCATTTTCCTGAAAAATTCAAGGCTTCTGCGGAAATGTTCATATAGTTATAATTGCCACCCTAATTCCAGTCTTTTGAAGATAAACATGtgaaaatttattgttcatacAGTCTCCCACTTCCATGGAAagacaagatagatatctgaagtCAATCTAAACTTACATAGCACAAACTGTAACTTGCAAGCTCAGTACAAACTATGATGAGAACCCATCTCCATTAAAGAGTACAACTGAAGCTAAAATGACtagaaataaatattaaaaaaaaaagacaaaaatgtgTGCATTACTCATGTTTGAGAATCTTGTAGAAATTCTTCCAGCTTTCAACAGAttgttagtttttttatttttgcaatggACAAGGAACCTAGAGACTCAAGGATTGTAAGTTCTTAGTTCTTACAGATATACATGGTAACAAAGTAGTCAGGTTTCTGATCATTTTTGCAAGTCTTTGTGCAAGAGGGAGGCCATTTTTAATATTGACTACTGCCACCTTCATCTGGAAACCTGAAATGACAATTCAGAGTTACAGACAAACAATTAAACAATGTTGTGGTTCAGAGCTTTCAACAGAGAAATCGTGAAATtctaaagaaaacataaaaagccATAGTGCTGTTGTAAGGATTAAAGGAGAAGAACACGTACCTGCAGTAATTCTAAGAAGGTATAGAAAGATAATATGGAAGCTATCAGGCAAAATTTATAAGATAAGGAGCAGAGGCTGCAAGCCTGCAAGGCTGACCTGCCAAATGATGTTGCTGAACCACACAGAAGTCGGTTAACAATTCAGGacactaacaaaagaaaaatacttgTTGAAGTATGGAAGTGCTAACATTCTCCAACGGAATCCGCAACTAAATAAATTGGTTTGTTTGGAGATGAAGCATGTTCAACCCTTGCAGTATTTTCGATGATTTCCAGCTGCCCTTTGGATAGGGAAAATATGCGattagaaagcattcaaagagctatggcaaaagaaaaaaaagtctaACATTATGATGAGGTCAACATTAGCAGAGAGTGATCTGTAAGCATCACTATCTAACCTCTTTCTTCTAGTGATAAACTATACGAATCCAATAAGGTAGCTACAGACACTGTATAGTACTCAGCGAACATTTTGCGGAAAACATGTCATCAGCAAgtatcaatagattcaataccTCCAAGTGGTATATATGCAAACACCTAACTTCAAAAACCCTGCATGCATAGCATGAAGTGGAAGTCTAAAGTTGTATGTGTTGTACAGTAAAACTGCTTAACTATAACGGTATTACCTGATGTATGACTCGCAAAAGCACAAAATTGACCTCCAACCCGACATCCAGATTCAAAAGTTCCATGTGAAGGTGAGTTGGAAATAGAAGAAGCAAAGAATGTTATAGTTGGGGCCACGACTTTGCTGCATGCAACCTGACTAGTACAAAAAGCTTAAATATTTGTTTCTCTATATAGGAAACTGAACTAAGGAGCGAAGCAGGTTTCTACTCAAAGTATAAAGAACCTATAGAAGCTTAAAATTTATAGAATCCAGAACATATACAAAGAACCTACAGAAGCTTAAAATGTTATAAAATCTAGAAGAAAGAAATCAATTAAAGATCCCTAACAGCGAACCAGTAAAGAACAGTTGTGAATGAACAAGTTCTGAGCATAAACAATAGCAACAACTGATGTATAATCAAAATAAGATCCCTACAATATAAGTGCAGCAGGTACAATAGCATAACAAGTAGTTAGAAATAGTGGTATCGAGTCCCCGACACGGTCATGTGGTACCTTATGGATcacacttttaattttatttcaaaTTTTGAGTTCAGATATGTTACAGTTGAGGCAATGGACTTTGCTGCAAGCAAACTGACTTGCAAAAAGGCTGGAATCTTTATAGATCGTATACACTGGAGTCGGATAAAACAACTATACAATTTAATACTAAACTACCAACGCCTAAGATTTCAGTGGACGTGTTCAAATTACGAAGTAACTGAAATACGATCACATATAGATCCCTGCAGTATAATGTGACATAACAGATAATACGGCAACAGACGAATGACACAAAGATCACATATAAATCCCTGCAGTATAATGTAACATAACAGCTAATACGGCAACGGACGAATGACACAAAGAGAACACTAATTAGAAGAGTATTAGAGACAGAGTTAAAACACCAAAATAATCTACTCGAATAAAAGGGATAATCaggtaaagtatatcaaaaatgGTGGCATTTAGCACATGTTGTTATCCTTCTGCAAGGACCATAGCATTGATGAAATGATATGAAATCTATTTCATCATCTGATGATAGAATATGTCATCCTTCCACAGAGAAaccaaaataatcaaagaaaaaaattccAAGAGAGAACCACACATGGTTCAACTAGAATCAGGCACACACCAACATATACAAAGAtacgaagaaaaaaagaaacacaaaacTCATCATTCCACCGCGAATCAAACTATTAGTGAAATGAATTCCATGAGAATAATGTTTAATCaaaaagcatatatatatatgtatagttAGAAATCAATGACAAGTGAGGGTCTAGTGTATGTCTACCGAGGAAAGGATTGGATGAAAAGAAACCAAATTCACTAAACAAATGTGCAACTAATACAGCTAAATAGTGTAGAGTTGCTTGTGaccaatttttctacctggataGTTAAAGAGTGTTATCATCTTTTACACTTGACGTCCAACTAAAGCCTGATAAGGCTTACACTTTCCCTGCCATGAGGAAATTCGTCTCTTCACCAACTTGAGTGCTTCCAACTCGTCCCTCCCAAAGTTTCTAGAACGAGAATCAAACTTCAATTCAATTGGGCACAGATCATCAAACATTTCTAAATCAGATTTTTTCGCTTTCATGATGAATGTCGCATAGGTATCTTCTGGAACAGGCTGTTCCACAGAGTGGCGGTTCTCACTGGTGAATGATGTTGGTTTATAAAAGACCAATGACTTTACCTCTTGGAAAACACTAGAGTTTTCGTCCATGTCATCATCAAGAGAAACAGCATGGGAGTTGACTAACTCAGCAGAAGAGCCTGGCAAACCCATAATGTTGGCCACTCTCATGATCTCATTGCATTGGTGAGTTAATGggaattcattttcttcatttttgtcCACAGCTGATGTGCCCATCTCCTTTTCTACCTTACGAAGATTGACTAGAACCGGAAGAGGAAGCACTGGTCCCAAAAGATCATCACCAGACTGCACTTCTTGGGACTCCTTATTTCTTCTCGACGGCTTCCTCAATAAAATGGTGGCAGCTGGGGAGACTTCGGAATATGTAAGAAGTCCATGGACACTTCCTTAAAGTCCAGTTTAATTTGTGGGAGTTCTGAATA
This portion of the Papaver somniferum cultivar HN1 chromosome 11, ASM357369v1, whole genome shotgun sequence genome encodes:
- the LOC113322205 gene encoding reticulon-like protein B21 isoform X2; the encoded protein is MQSPGGSSSSRSRRSTTTTAAKNGVIAGSVWENRMKVDEVKGGIKVFNGGDQNNAVGGGGGTDHSGNQIQVYRRRLPRIQSSNGNGGGGEIGKSKRLLKPDTIDGNDQKNPIQLRKSKSDNIEKTPIPVIKKTRSHGEQRNSSAIKDREIILNNGSQSANQKKNVIDYDCDDEEEEEEGSNLNDEETENEEIDVKEVNIDQEQLRLNVMIKNEEDSKTQMSKELVVVPSNLLVGNLKNSPSKSEKVVICQDEKKLNEIQKAPIPISSGVSKRPPPPPQPVKKYTETHPKIPPSSYEFQRCPGSQNKLQNLVDLVMWRDVSKSALVFGFGAFLILSSSFTKDLNFSLISAISYLGLLYLATRFLYTSIICRGAAHPEVESNETLLVGEDEAVWLLRLILPYLNEFLLKLKSLFSGDPATTMKLGVLLFILARCGSSITICKVAKLGFFGIFTVPKVCSSYSTQLTGYGKFWIRRFQDAWDSCTHKKAVALAGFTLVWNLSSIVARIWAVFMLIVAVRFYQQSLVLLNERWEEEEMVALDGDDSNERHDCVTTTTSIKQVVLEEGKKRWVK
- the LOC113322205 gene encoding reticulon-like protein B21 isoform X1, producing MQSPGGSSSSRSRRSTTTTAAKNGVIAGSVWENRMKVDEVKGGIKVFNGGDQNNAVGGGGGTDHSGNQIQVYRRRLPRIQSSNGNGGGGEIGKSKRLLKPDTIDGNDQKNPIQLRKSKSDNIEKTPIPVIKKTRSHGEQRNSSAIKDREIILNNGSQSANQKKNVIDYDCDDEEEEEEGSNLNDEETENEEIDVKEVNIDQEQLRLNVMIKNEEDSKTQMSKELVVVPSNLLVGNLKNSPSKSEKVVICQDEKKLNEIQKAPIPISSGVSKRPPPPPQPVKKYTETHPKIPPTGSYEFQRCPGSQNKLQNLVDLVMWRDVSKSALVFGFGAFLILSSSFTKDLNFSLISAISYLGLLYLATRFLYTSIICRGAAHPEVESNETLLVGEDEAVWLLRLILPYLNEFLLKLKSLFSGDPATTMKLGVLLFILARCGSSITICKVAKLGFFGIFTVPKVCSSYSTQLTGYGKFWIRRFQDAWDSCTHKKAVALAGFTLVWNLSSIVARIWAVFMLIVAVRFYQQSLVLLNERWEEEEMVALDGDDSNERHDCVTTTTSIKQVVLEEGKKRWVK